TTACTATTATTGGAATTGAGGACACGCATGACTAATAAAGAGCTAAATCAATATATACCCGACTATTTAGTAAAACCCGGGGAAATACTCGAAGAATATCTTGACAACCTATGTATGTCCCAATTAGAGCTGGCTACTAGAACAGGATTATCTAAGAAAACAATCAACGAGATCATTCAGGGTAAATCACCTATTACTCCGGAAACGGCACTTAAATTGGAGAGAGTACTGGAACGTCCGGCCCACTTCTGGAATAATTTAGAACGCCAATATCAGGAAGATCGCACGAGATTAATGGATAGAGATAGATTACAGAACGACATTAATTGGCTAAAACGAATTCCTGTGAACGCTATGATAAAACTGGGCTGGATCAAGAAAGCAGACAATAAGGTGTCCCAGCTTGAGGAAGCATTACGTTTCTTTGGGGTAGCATCTCCAAAACAATGGGAGACGCTATGGAATGAATATGATGTAACCTATCGACAAACCCGGAAGTCTCAACCTCAAATCGAATCTATATCTGCATGGTTACGTAAGGGAGAGTTAGACGCCCAAAGGATATCCTGCGCACCTTTTAACAGAGTAAAGTTTCAAGAAGCCCTTGATAAAATTCGCAACTTAACTCGGGAAGCCCCAGATTTATTTCAGCCCAGGCTTAAAGAACTTTGTGCTGCGGCAGGAGTAGCGGTCGTCTTCGTTCCAGAACTCCCAAAAACCGGAGTATACGGTG
The Candidatus Zymogenus saltonus DNA segment above includes these coding regions:
- a CDS encoding HigA family addiction module antidote protein — protein: MTNKELNQYIPDYLVKPGEILEEYLDNLCMSQLELATRTGLSKKTINEIIQGKSPITPETALKLERVLERPAHFWNNLERQYQEDRTRLMDRDRLQNDINWLKRIPVNAMIKLGWIKKADNKVSQLEEALRFFGVASPKQWETLWNEYDVTYRQTRKSQPQIESISAWLRKGELDAQRISCAPFNRVKFQEALDKIRNLTREAPDLFQPRLKELCAAAGVAVVFVPELPKTGVYGATRWMGDKAVIQLSLRYRSNDHLWFTFFHEAGHILKHGRKEVFIEDGKLTTDKEREADIFAMDKLIPPERLKDLIRQLNGYKLEPIIHFANEINIAPGIVVGRLQHDGALPKSHGNKLKVFYSWGND